One Diabrotica virgifera virgifera chromosome 3, PGI_DIABVI_V3a genomic window carries:
- the LOC126882320 gene encoding zinc finger protein 239-like isoform X2, translating into MLLVRKTKIGFSQKNQVEVMKMLPAFSCNKNQQTMEKPKQSLNYEEAALKDSGCSEELYDTNNSNKNTIIQTGEGFYKCNICFKRFTRADTLKTHLRVHTGEKPHTCEICLKQFSQKSNLKAHLRFHSGEKPYKCEICLKQFTAADSLKTHFRVHTGEKPYKCDICLKQFSIAGSLRMHLRVHTKEKPYKCETCFNQFAQKSSLNTHLRLHTGEKPYECEFCFKQFSKLGTLTGHLRIHTGQKPYKCEICLKQFNQASHLKVHLRGHTGEKPYECEICLKRFGSANLLKVHLRVHTGEKPYKCELCSAQFSQTGSLITHLKSHSEEKPYQCEICLKQFRLASHLKNHMRVHSGKKLYKCQICFKRFTQAGTLKHHMSKHS; encoded by the coding sequence gtttttccCAGAAGAACCAAGTAGAAGTTATGAAAATGTTACCTGCATTTTCATGTAATAAAAACCAACAAACTATGGAGAAGCCTAAACAAAGTCTAAACTATGAAGAAGCGGCTTTAAAAGATTCTGGTTGTTCTGAAGAACTCTATGACACAAATAATTCAAACAAAAATACTATCATTCAGACTGGCGAAGGGTTTTACAAATGTAACATTTGTTTTAAGCGATTTACTCGGGCAGATAcgttgaaaacacatttgagagtgcatactggagaaaaacctcacacatgtgaaatttgtttgaaacagttttctcaaaaaagtaatttgaaagcacatttgAGATTTCActctggagaaaagccttataagtgtgaaatttgtttaaagcagttcACCGCAGCAGACAGTTTGAAAACGCATTTTAGAGTGCACACTGgtgaaaagccttacaagtgtgacatTTGTCTTAAGCAGTTTAGCATAGCAGGCAGTTTGAGAATGCATTTAAGGGTACACACTaaagaaaagccttacaagtgcgaaacTTGTTTTAATCAGTTTGCTCAGAAAAGTTCATTGAATACacatttgagattgcacactggagaaaaaccttatgagTGTGAAttctgttttaagcagtttagtaaATTAGGCACTTTGACAGgtcatttgagaatacacactgggcagaaaccgtacaagtgtgaaatttgtttgaagcagtttaaCCAAGCAAGTCATTTGAAAGTGCATTTGAGAggacatactggagaaaaaccttatgagtgtgaaatttgtttgaagcgaTTTGGTTCAGCAAATCTTTTGAAAgtgcatttgagagtgcatactggggaaaagccttataagtgtgaactTTGTTCTGCTCAGTTTTCTCAAACAGGAAGTTTGATAACGCATTTGAAATCACACTCTGAAGAAAAGCcttaccagtgtgaaatttgtttgaagcagttcCGTCTAGCATCTCATTTGAAAAATCATATGAGGGTGCACAGTGGCAAAAAACTTTATAAGTGTCAAATTTGTTTTAAGCGGTTCACCCAAGCAGGTACTTTGAAACATCATATGAGTAAACACAGCTAA